Proteins from one Esox lucius isolate fEsoLuc1 chromosome 19, fEsoLuc1.pri, whole genome shotgun sequence genomic window:
- the LOC105029515 gene encoding low choriolytic enzyme codes for MSALKLTLGLLALLVVAAWAEEELSVSELLEKANRNVVHTRDEPLIVDDIAYGSEAERNADPCTSRGCMWPKSSDGRVYVPYVISNQYSSREQQIIERALQSFAGFSCINLVRRTNERDYLHIQSQNGCWSYVGRRGYEQVVSLSRSGCVYHGTTQHEVLHALGFNHEQTRSDRDNHIRIVLENVISGMEHNFDKIATLNQGTAYDYNSVMQYHRYAFSKNNKPTLVPIPDQNVEIGNASEMNQSDIVRLNRLYKC; via the exons ATGTCTGCATTGAAGTTAACTCTGGGCCTCCTGGCTCTGCTTGTGGTGGCAGCCTGGGCCGAGGAG GAGCTCTCCGTCTCTGAGCTGCTGGAGAAGGCCAACAGGAATGTTG TGCATACCCGCGACGAGCCCTTGATCGTGGATGACATCGCCTACGGCTCTGAGGCTGAGAGGAACGCCGACCCCTGCACGTCTCGCGGCTGCATGTGGCCCAAGTCCAGCGACGGCCGGGTCTACGTGCCCTACGTCATCTCCAACCAGTACA GCTCCAGGGAGCAGCAAATCATTGAGCGTGCTCTGCAGTCTTTCGCAGGGTTCTCCTGCATCAACCTTGTCAGACGCACCAACGAAAGAGATTACCTACACATCCAGTCCCAAAATGG GTGCTGGTCCTACGTTGGTCGTCGTGGCTACGAACAGGTTGTGTCTCTGAGCCGTTCCGGCTGTGTGTACCACGGCACCACCCAGCACGAGGTCCTCCACGCCCTGGGCTTCAACCACGAGCAGACCCGCAGCGACCGTGACAACCACATCCGCATCGTCCTGGAGAACGTCATCTCTG GCATGGAGCACAACTTCGACAAGATTGCCACCCTGAATCAGGGCACTGCTTACGACTACAACTCTGTCATGCAGTATCACAG GTACGCCTTCTCCAAGAACAATAAGCCCACCTTGGTCCCCATCCCCGACCAGAATGTGGAGATCGGCAACGCCTCAGAGATGAACCAGAGTGACATTGTTCGTCTCAACAGGTTGTACAAGTGTTAA